From Neomonachus schauinslandi chromosome 12, ASM220157v2, whole genome shotgun sequence, the proteins below share one genomic window:
- the LOC110574268 gene encoding mammalian ependymin-related protein 1 translates to MGHRLFEYILLYKDGVMFQIEQATKQCSKITLMEPWDPLDIPQNATFEDQYSIGGPQEQITVQEWSDRKSARSYETWIGIYTVKDCYPVQETFTKNYSVILSTRFFDIQLGIKDPSVFIPPSTCQAAQPERMSEDCSW, encoded by the exons ATGGGGCACAG attatttgaatatattttgctgTATAAGGATGGAGTGATGTTTCAGATTGAACAAGCCACGAAGCAGTGCTCCAAGATCACCCTGATGGAGCCCTGGGACCCTCTAGACATCCCTCAAAACGCCACGTTTGAGGACCAGTACTCCATAGGGGGGCCCCAGGAGCAGATCACTGTCCAAGAGTGGTCTGACAGAAAGTCAGCTAGATCGT ATGAAACCTGGATCGGCATTTATACTGTCAAGGATTGTTATCCTGTCCAGGAAACCTTCACCAAAAATTACAGTGTGATATTGTCCACACGGTTTTTCGACATACAGCTGGGCATTAAAGACCCCTCGGTGTTCATCCCGCCGAGCACCTGCCAGGCGGCCCAGCCGGAGAGGATGAGCGAGGACTGCTCCTGGTAA